The proteins below come from a single Candida albicans SC5314 chromosome 7, complete sequence genomic window:
- a CDS encoding uncharacterized protein (Ortholog of C. dubliniensis CD36 : Cd36_71210, C. parapsilosis CDC317 : CPAR2_702710, Candida tenuis NRRL Y-1498 : CANTEDRAFT_116256 and Debaryomyces hansenii CBS767 : DEHA2E17732g) produces the protein MYTTNTLLDEKSFSLSQKYSIYHQPFTNTYQSNRYIYIIDKYFCKFIHNPIISSIILILSYTYYYYYYYYNNDNYDYDDYYLPQYLFVNDLVSNIINLICILRFQYRFKFNHLIGELIFFIGQSILSYQLIINQLLIHFNESTATTTTTTTTGTGTGTSTINCTLIIQWTIILQMILPIIILVFTYVDNYRNRNRNNDSNDNYTSGGLYSVIFEGNNHYIPVFLSYSFFLININLINANTTNTTTTTTTTSSSFSSTGSINTISNWFLELTFQQLIKFIYQLSCFSFKFYLMYQFILYELSINQIGFKKFINYQEFYPKLKEEDEEEEEEDKNAITTTTTRRLNIINFLKSDQFKNMLMILVCLIIIIIDIIQIK, from the coding sequence ATGTATACCACCAACACTTTATTGGATGAAAAGCTGTTCCTGTTGCTGCAGAAATATCtgatttatcatcaacCATTCACAAATActtatcaatcaaatcgatatatttatatcattgataaatatttttgtaaattcaTTCATAATCCAattatatcatcaataatattaatattatcatatacttattattattattattactactacaacaacgataattatgattatgatgattattACTTACCACAATATCTAtttgttaatgatttagtatcaaatattataaatttaatatGTATATTAAGATTTCAATATcgatttaaatttaatcatttaattggtgaattgatatttttcattggtcaatcaattttaagttatcaattaattattaatcaattattaattcattTCAATGAATCGAcggcaacaacaacaacaacaacaacaactggaACTGGAACTGGAACTAGCACAATTAATTGTACATTAATTATTCAATGGACAATTATTTTACAAATGATATTACCCATAattattcttgttttcaCCTATGTTGACAACtatagaaatagaaatagaaacAATGACagtaatgataattataCTAGTGGAGGATTATATTCAGTTATATTTGAAGGTAATAATCATTATATCCCCGTGTTTTTAAGTTATTCATTTTTCctaatcaatattaatttaattaatgccaacaccaccaacaccaccaccaccaccaccacaacttcttcttctttttcttctacaGGTAGTATTAATACTATACTGAATTGGTTTCTAGAATTAacttttcaacaattgattaaatttatatatcaattgagttgtttttcatttaaattttatttaatgtaTCAATTCATATTATatgaattatcaattaatcaaattggatttaaaaaatttattaattatcaagaattttatCCAAAgctaaaagaagaagacgaagaagaagaagaagaagataaaaatgctattactactactactactaggagattaaatattattaattttttgaaatcagatcaatttaaaaatatgttgatgattttggtatgtttaatcattattataattgatatcatacaaataaaatga